From Synchiropus splendidus isolate RoL2022-P1 chromosome 10, RoL_Sspl_1.0, whole genome shotgun sequence, the proteins below share one genomic window:
- the lonrf2 gene encoding LON peptidase N-terminal domain and RING finger protein 2, with protein sequence MDTGVMSHLSEVFVHPLSNPGAPGICPEMLEVAEQANRAGDFSLAAEIYSSQLADLQQPDRGLCLRKADSLARAGRISEALDSYCTAANLSKLHPEELPVLVETIARTIREKELGISSTPNGQLNNNDGGDDFESDGDCVEDEVLDLFTCRLCKCLLYEPTTVECGHTFCKRCIENDSISDCAHCKLKLTKKDALPNGRRLNVVLSGLLDKLFSTESKARKFWIEGDDLWKKQNLADALEKYNAALDLAPSSGRLLCQRAELYMEMRDFSKAGQDANRLCRIKPKWTKAHYLKANVLIKAGRNDEALQEYLLCLALKPDLGKVKLEAQRVLGELFSSVFENEDMPTPLHPLHGGMATRLIKPTALLRSLRPLAMRPGCSSQDSSKSGFMGETSSSSLIPSAANVDPEHDESSTKSLADVLATLPAPPGGLKRKHSEDETSLALIPPSKLLRPEGESSGIQVVAVCGRKVVPAELLDSGDLECSLCMRLFYEPVATPCGHTFCLKCLERCLDHNSNCPLCKENLSEYLATRGYNKTFLMEEVLQRYLGDELAERKKIHEEEMKELSNLNQEVPIFVCTMAFPTIPCPLHVFEPRYRLMIRRSMETGTKQFGMCIADELKGFADYGCMLRVQDVKFFPDGRSVVDTVGVSRFKVLSHGQRDGYHTAKIEYLEDNKVEGEELVELLKLHDSVYEQANNWFTSLKDNMKSQILSHFGNLPSKDPEPQASHSGPAWCWWLLAVLPLENRAQLTILAMTSLKDRLIAIRRVLIFVTRKRPR encoded by the exons ATGGACACGGGAGTTATGTCTCACCTGAGTGAGGTGTTCGTCCACCCCCTCTCGAATCCTGGAGCACCTGGGATATGTCCCGAGATGCTGGAGGTGGCCGAGCAGGCCAACCGGGCTGGGGACTTCAGCTTGGCGGCTGAGATCTACAGCTCACAGCTAGCAGACCTCCAGCAACCTGACCGGGGTTTGTGTCTACGAAAGGCAGACTCTCTGGCCCGAGCAGGGCGAATATCAGAGGCGCTCGACTCGTACTGTACAGCAGCCAATTTGAGTAAACTGCACCCCGAGGAGCTTCCCGTTCTTGTGGAGACGATTGCCCGGACCATTCGTGAGAAAGAGCTGGGCATCTCGAGCACCCCAAACGGACAGTTGAACAACAACGACGGTGGAGATGATTTTGAAAGTGATGGGGACTGTGTGGAGGATGAAGTCCTGGACTTGTTCACATGTCGTCTGTGTAAATGTTTGCTGTATGAGCCCACCACTGTGGAGTGTGGACACACTTTTTGTAAACGCTGTATCGAGAATGACTCCATATCGGACTGTGCACACTGCAAACTTAAGTTGACCAAAAAAGATGCATTGCCCAATGGCCGAAGACTGAATGTGGTTCTCAGTGGACTGCTGGACAAACTGTTCTCAACTGAGAGCAAAGCCAGGAAGTTTTGGATTGAGGGAGATGATTTGTGGAAGAAACAGAACCTCGCAGATGCCTTGGAGAAGTACAATGCAGCTTTGGATTTAG CGCCCTCTTCAGGCAGACTGCTGTGCCAGCGAGCGGAGCTGTACATGGAAATGAGAGACTTCAGCAAAGCTGGGCAGGATGCCAACAGGCTCTGCAGAATAAAACCAAAATGGACAAAG GCTCACTACCTAAAAGCCAATGTGTTGATTAAAGCTGGACGCAATGATGAGGCCTTGCAAGAGTACTTGCTGTGTTTGGCTCTCAAACCTGACCTTGGGAAAGTCAAATTAGAAGCCCAGAGG GTCCTTGGCGAGctgttttcttcagtttttgAGAATGAGGATATGCCGACACCTCTACACCCTCTGCATGGGGGCATGGCTACCCGTCTCATCAAACCCACTGCCTTGCTCAGGTCACTGAGACCGCTTGCAATGAGACCTGGCTGCTCTTCACAG GACTCAAGCAAGAGTGGTTTCATGGGTGAAACTTCGTCCAGCTCATTGATTCCCTCAGCTGCCAATGTTGACCCAGAGCATGACGAGAGCTCAACCAAGAGTTTAGCTGATGTGTTGGCTACTCTGCCAGCCCCACCAGGTGGATTGAAGAGGAAGCACAGTGAAGATGAAACCTCATTAGCTCTCATCCCACCATCCAAACTGCTTAGACCAG AAGGAGAATCCAGTGGCATCCAAGTGGTTGCTGTTTGTGGGAGAAAGGTGGTCCCAGCTGAGCTACTAGACAGTGGAGACTTGGAGTGCTCCCTCTGTATGAG ATTGTTCTATGAGCCAGTGGCCACTCCATGCGGACACACTTTTTGCCTCAAGTGTCTTGAACGCTGCCTTGACCACAACTCCAACTGCCCACTGTGCAAGGAAAATCTGTCTGAG TATCTGGCCACCAGGGGTTACAACAAGACCTTTTTGATGGAGGAGGTGCTTCAGCGTTACCTTGGCGATGAGCTCGCTGAGAGGAAGAAAATAcatgaggaagagatgaaggaACTGTCCAA tttgaaccAGGAAGTTCCCATCTTTGTGTGCACAATGGCGTTCCCCACCATCCCCTGCCCGTTACACGTGTTTGAGCCACGCTACCGGCTCATGATCCGGCGCTCCATGGAAACGGGAACCAAGCAGTTTGGCATGTGTATCGCCGATGAGCTCAAAGGCTTTGCTGACTATGGGTGCATGCTGCGG GTTCAAGATGTGAAGTTCTTTCCTGACGGCCGATCTGTTGTGGATACTGTCGGTGTGTCGAGATTTAAGGTCCTCAGTCACGGTCAGCGAGACGGATACCACACTGCCAAAATAGAGTATCTGGAGGACAACAAG GTGGAAGGTGAGgagctggtggagctgctgaagctgcatGACTCCGTCTACGAGCAGGCCAATAACTGGTTCACCTCACTGAAAGACAACATGAAGAGTCAGATCCTTAGTCACTTTGGAAACCTGCCCAGCAAGGACCCTGAGCCACAG GCCAGTCACAGTGGTCCTGCCTGGTGCTGGTGGCTCCTAGCTGTCCTTCCACTGGAGAATCGTGCTCAGCTCACCATCCTGGCCATGACCTCGCTGAAGGACCGTCTCATCGCCATCCGCAGGGTCCTCATCTTTGTCACACGCAAGAGGCCACGGTGA